One genomic region from Paraburkholderia azotifigens encodes:
- the boxA gene encoding benzoyl-CoA 2,3-epoxidase subunit BoxA codes for MNAPLPVDILKQHLIDPEICIRCNTCEETCPIDAITHDGTNYVVMPDVCNGCMACVPPCPTGAIDNWRTVLKADAWSIDEQYTWDVLPEQGTMAPPAASESSADAASASSDSTNEAEGIEVDTVRGAVVPPWSAARPYVNLYTHKNPTTATVVGNYRLTDEATQSDIHHIVLDFGSMPFPVLEGQSIGILPPGSAADGRAHHARQYSIASPRDGERPGYNNVSLTVKRVTQDYHGNAASGVCSNYLCDLKKGDVVNVIGPFGSTFLMPNHPNSHLLMICTGTGSAPMRAMTEYRRRRRLKGATGKLMLFFGARTKEELPYFGPLTNLPKDFIDTNLAFSRTRGEPKRYVQDAMRERAPDVAQLLRDDSTYIYVCGLKGMEDGVLQSLKDIADQHGLEWDLLWPKLKREGRLHLETY; via the coding sequence ATGAACGCGCCCCTACCGGTCGACATTCTCAAGCAGCATCTGATCGATCCGGAGATCTGCATTCGCTGCAACACATGCGAAGAGACCTGCCCGATCGATGCGATCACCCACGACGGCACCAACTACGTCGTGATGCCGGATGTGTGCAACGGCTGCATGGCCTGCGTGCCGCCGTGCCCGACGGGCGCGATCGACAACTGGCGCACAGTGCTCAAGGCCGACGCCTGGAGCATCGACGAGCAGTACACGTGGGACGTGTTGCCGGAGCAGGGGACGATGGCGCCGCCCGCTGCATCGGAAAGCTCGGCCGACGCTGCATCCGCAAGCAGCGATAGTACGAATGAAGCGGAAGGCATCGAAGTCGACACGGTGCGCGGTGCCGTGGTGCCGCCGTGGTCCGCGGCGCGTCCGTACGTGAATCTCTACACGCACAAAAACCCGACGACGGCGACGGTCGTCGGCAACTACCGGCTGACGGACGAAGCGACGCAGAGCGACATCCATCACATCGTGCTGGACTTTGGATCGATGCCGTTCCCGGTGCTCGAAGGTCAGTCGATCGGCATTCTGCCGCCGGGCAGCGCCGCCGACGGCCGTGCGCATCATGCGCGCCAGTACTCGATCGCCAGTCCGCGCGATGGCGAACGGCCCGGCTATAACAACGTGTCGCTGACCGTGAAGCGCGTCACGCAGGACTATCACGGCAACGCGGCGAGCGGCGTGTGCTCGAACTATCTGTGCGACTTGAAGAAGGGCGATGTGGTCAATGTGATCGGCCCGTTCGGCAGTACGTTCCTGATGCCGAATCATCCGAATTCGCATCTGCTGATGATCTGCACGGGCACGGGTTCCGCGCCGATGCGCGCGATGACCGAGTATCGCCGCCGGCGCAGGCTCAAGGGTGCAACGGGCAAGCTGATGTTGTTCTTCGGCGCGCGCACGAAAGAAGAGCTGCCGTACTTCGGCCCGCTGACGAATCTGCCGAAAGATTTCATCGATACGAACCTCGCGTTTTCACGCACGCGAGGCGAGCCAAAGCGCTACGTGCAGGACGCCATGCGCGAGCGTGCCCCCGACGTCGCGCAACTGCTGCGCGACGACAGCACGTACATCTACGTGTGCGGGCTCAAAGGCATGGAAGACGGCGTGTTGCAGTCGCTCAAGGACATCGCCGATCAGCACGGGCTCGAATGGGACCTGCTATGGCCGAAGCTCAAACGCGAAGGACGGCTGCATCTGGAAACGTACTGA